From Oceanococcus atlanticus, a single genomic window includes:
- a CDS encoding SLC13 family permease, with the protein MQALFVLALTLAVFAALILTRHSPDRILLLALAALAASGIISHADLLSGFANPGLATVAFLYVVAAGIRNTGGVSWVSSRVLGRPTNELGAQLRMMIPVTLLSGIMNNTPIVATLIPAISTWSRQTGIAVSKLLIPLSYAAILGGTLTLIGTSTNLVTAGLYTSMTGDDSLGLFSITPIGLVVAACGLTYMWLVGRHLLPTHQSVEDSFGDPREYSTEMSVIPDGGLVGKTIAQAGLRDIRGLGLYLVEIVRGDKVISAVSREERLQADDRLIFVGDTRGVLQLQEMLGLRAYSPDKVALSESSPERKLVEVVLSPSSPIIGQTIGDADFRKRYGAVVIGVAREGRRIKGHIGGIRLQPADTLLLETRPAFLSRQKYNRDFLLVTDTESHQINREGARRAGAIILAVILSAATGLTDIFTASLVGAMAMVVTRCLSFNQAKSALDAQVLLTIACAMALGVALRESGAASLIANAIFSVAGTHPLSLLIASYLMTLAVSELITNNAAAALALPIVLGAAEAAGLAPQPFVLTVMVAASAAFATPLGYQTNLMVYGPGGYRFADFLKVGLPLNLICAVAGVSTIYALWF; encoded by the coding sequence ATGCAAGCTCTTTTCGTTCTCGCCCTGACCCTGGCGGTCTTCGCGGCACTGATTCTGACCCGGCACTCGCCGGACCGTATTCTGCTGCTTGCGCTGGCGGCACTCGCGGCCTCGGGCATCATCAGCCATGCCGATCTGCTCAGTGGCTTCGCCAACCCCGGACTCGCCACCGTGGCCTTTCTTTATGTGGTGGCTGCCGGCATCCGCAACACAGGCGGTGTCAGCTGGGTCTCGTCACGTGTGCTCGGGCGCCCAACCAACGAACTCGGCGCCCAGCTGCGCATGATGATCCCGGTCACGCTGCTCAGCGGCATCATGAACAACACGCCGATTGTGGCGACCTTGATTCCGGCCATCAGCACTTGGTCGCGTCAGACCGGCATCGCAGTCTCGAAGCTGCTGATTCCACTCAGCTACGCAGCGATCCTTGGCGGCACCCTGACTCTGATCGGCACCAGCACCAACCTGGTCACCGCCGGGCTGTATACCAGCATGACCGGCGATGACAGCCTGGGCCTGTTCAGCATCACACCGATTGGCCTGGTCGTCGCTGCCTGCGGCCTGACCTACATGTGGCTGGTCGGGCGCCATCTGCTGCCCACCCACCAAAGCGTGGAAGACAGTTTTGGCGACCCACGCGAATATTCAACCGAGATGAGCGTTATCCCCGACGGCGGCCTGGTTGGCAAAACCATTGCCCAAGCCGGATTGCGCGACATCCGCGGCCTGGGTTTGTATCTGGTCGAAATTGTGCGCGGCGACAAGGTCATCAGCGCGGTATCGCGTGAAGAACGCCTGCAAGCCGATGATCGGTTGATTTTTGTTGGCGACACGCGCGGCGTCCTGCAGCTGCAGGAGATGCTCGGCCTGCGGGCCTACAGCCCGGATAAGGTGGCGCTGAGCGAATCCTCGCCGGAACGCAAGCTGGTTGAAGTGGTGCTGTCGCCCTCATCGCCCATCATCGGTCAAACCATCGGCGACGCCGATTTTCGCAAGCGTTACGGCGCCGTGGTGATTGGTGTCGCGCGTGAAGGCCGCCGTATCAAAGGCCATATTGGCGGCATCCGGTTGCAGCCGGCCGACACCCTGCTACTGGAAACGCGCCCAGCCTTCCTGAGCCGGCAAAAGTACAACCGCGACTTTCTGCTCGTCACCGACACCGAATCACACCAGATCAACCGCGAGGGCGCCCGTCGCGCCGGCGCCATCATCCTGGCGGTCATCCTCTCCGCAGCCACCGGGTTGACCGATATTTTCACAGCCTCGCTGGTCGGGGCCATGGCCATGGTGGTCACGCGCTGCCTGAGCTTCAACCAGGCCAAGAGTGCGCTGGATGCCCAGGTTCTTCTGACCATCGCCTGCGCCATGGCGCTGGGTGTTGCGCTGCGCGAATCGGGCGCCGCCAGCCTGATTGCCAACGCCATCTTCAGTGTCGCCGGCACCCACCCGTTAAGCCTGCTCATAGCCAGCTACCTGATGACACTCGCAGTCAGCGAACTCATCACCAACAATGCCGCCGCAGCACTGGCGCTACCCATCGTACTGGGTGCTGCCGAAGCCGCTGGCCTGGCACCGCAACCTTTCGTTCTCACCGTCATGGTTGCCGCCTCCGCAGCCTTCGCAACCCCCCTGGGCTATCAGACCAACTTGATGGTTTACGGCCCCGGTGGCTATCGCTTTGCTGATTTCCTCAAGGTCGGCCTGCCATTGAACCTGATTTGCGCCGTGGCCGGGGTGAGTACGATCTACGCTTTGTGGTTCTGA
- a CDS encoding DUF294 nucleotidyltransferase-like domain-containing protein, whose translation MDKDSTLDSTPISDQPSALQGLADTIAFLSAHPPFSAMPEDDLATLLAHARLRYYPEGEKIDPQTDAPPAFIAVVYQGLIGGLTGAGGDFSVGPGEMLLNVAAYEGRASRSNYTAQRDSFLIEIPSPDFLAAAREQEPLKRYCERRASELIDLSRAQASRQAMLDLQAEASLDTPLRALASHPALECSADTPVTRAVAQMHEAGVGSIIISNGQRQVLGIFTLHDLRDLVARGADAIHGPVGAVMTAQPQVIEADAPVYEAAAMMAERRVRHLPVVAHGRLWGIVSERDLFTLQRGGLVHLSRALSRANNTDEMRQILREVHALSRQMLAHGASARQLTGIITRLNDAALSRVIALITAQQPWPCDVIWLTFGSEGRGEQTLATDQDNGLVLLDDLTDAGRTQALKIAGQINQALDDIGFPLCRGNTMASNPNLCLSLEEWRARFARMIQSPTPQHLLDATILLDARPAHGPREPWHELMLEVRAQAAGNSRFVRALARHALEWRPALNFMGRVRTHKVEDQRVVNLKKGALQPIIAAARTLAVAHQVDAINTEDRFHALATAHAINANDARAWVEAFSFVQLQRMKLNQQQAEAGETMDNDLDLTTLNPLDKRILREALRQVGRLQRRLDLDYPA comes from the coding sequence GTGGACAAGGACAGCACGCTCGACAGCACCCCAATCAGCGACCAGCCCAGCGCGCTGCAGGGCCTCGCCGACACCATCGCATTCCTGAGCGCACACCCGCCCTTCTCGGCCATGCCCGAGGACGATCTGGCCACGCTGCTCGCCCACGCCCGCCTGCGTTACTACCCTGAAGGCGAGAAAATTGATCCGCAGACCGATGCACCGCCGGCCTTCATTGCGGTGGTCTATCAGGGGCTGATCGGCGGCCTCACCGGTGCCGGCGGCGACTTCAGTGTTGGCCCGGGCGAAATGCTGCTTAATGTGGCCGCGTATGAAGGGCGTGCAAGTCGCTCTAACTACACCGCGCAGCGTGACTCGTTTCTGATTGAAATTCCCAGCCCGGATTTTCTGGCCGCGGCCCGTGAACAGGAACCGCTCAAGCGCTATTGCGAGCGCCGTGCCAGTGAACTGATCGATCTGTCGCGGGCTCAGGCCAGCCGTCAGGCCATGCTGGACCTGCAGGCTGAAGCCTCTCTCGACACACCGCTACGCGCACTGGCCAGCCACCCTGCCCTGGAATGCTCAGCCGATACGCCGGTCACCCGCGCCGTGGCGCAAATGCATGAAGCCGGCGTCGGCAGCATCATTATCAGCAATGGCCAACGCCAGGTTCTGGGTATCTTCACGCTGCATGATCTGCGCGATCTGGTCGCGCGGGGTGCAGACGCCATCCACGGGCCGGTCGGCGCGGTCATGACCGCACAACCGCAAGTCATTGAAGCCGATGCACCTGTGTACGAAGCTGCCGCCATGATGGCCGAACGCCGCGTGCGCCATTTGCCCGTTGTGGCTCACGGCCGCCTGTGGGGCATCGTGTCCGAGCGCGACCTGTTCACCTTGCAACGTGGCGGTCTGGTCCACTTGTCGCGGGCCTTGTCACGTGCAAACAACACCGACGAGATGCGCCAGATCCTGCGCGAAGTCCATGCCCTGTCGCGCCAGATGCTGGCGCACGGCGCCTCGGCACGCCAACTGACCGGCATCATCACCCGGCTTAACGACGCCGCACTGTCACGCGTGATTGCACTGATCACGGCCCAGCAGCCCTGGCCCTGCGACGTTATCTGGCTGACCTTCGGCAGCGAAGGGCGCGGTGAGCAAACGCTGGCCACCGACCAGGACAATGGGCTGGTCCTACTTGACGACCTGACTGACGCTGGCCGCACCCAGGCGTTGAAAATCGCCGGCCAGATCAACCAGGCACTGGACGACATTGGCTTCCCCCTGTGCCGCGGCAACACCATGGCCAGCAACCCCAATCTGTGCCTGAGCCTGGAAGAGTGGCGCGCACGTTTTGCACGCATGATCCAGTCGCCGACGCCGCAACACCTGTTGGACGCGACCATCCTGCTTGATGCTCGCCCCGCTCATGGCCCGCGCGAGCCCTGGCATGAGCTGATGCTGGAGGTGCGGGCGCAAGCCGCCGGCAACAGCCGCTTTGTTCGTGCGCTGGCCCGGCATGCGCTGGAATGGCGCCCAGCCCTCAACTTCATGGGCCGCGTGCGCACCCATAAAGTTGAAGATCAACGTGTCGTGAACCTGAAAAAGGGCGCCCTGCAACCGATCATCGCCGCAGCCAGAACCCTTGCCGTCGCCCACCAAGTCGATGCCATCAACACCGAGGATCGATTTCACGCCCTGGCCACCGCGCACGCCATCAATGCGAATGATGCGCGCGCCTGGGTTGAGGCTTTCAGCTTTGTGCAGTTGCAACGCATGAAGCTCAATCAGCAGCAAGCTGAAGCGGGCGAAACCATGGACAACGACCTGGATCTGACAACCCTCAACCCGCTGGACAAACGCATATTGCGCGAAGCCCTGCGCCAGGTCGGGCGGCTACAACGCCGTCTGGACCTGGACTACCCGGCGTGA
- a CDS encoding DUF3325 domain-containing protein: MLNYAALVMLALAMNRHHQQVFEYKPSPYRVRALRGVAALLLGLSATLGATVWGFSVGVFGVWGGCLSMAACAVVFSLPYVPQLVVRITLAAPLVLVLWFWLGRHAG, from the coding sequence ATGCTTAATTATGCTGCGCTGGTGATGCTCGCGCTGGCCATGAATCGGCATCATCAACAGGTCTTTGAATACAAGCCCAGCCCGTATCGGGTGCGCGCCTTGCGCGGTGTGGCAGCACTGCTTCTTGGGCTGTCAGCCACGCTAGGGGCGACTGTCTGGGGATTCTCAGTCGGTGTTTTCGGCGTCTGGGGTGGTTGCTTGTCGATGGCTGCCTGCGCAGTCGTTTTCAGCTTGCCTTATGTGCCACAACTGGTGGTGCGAATCACGCTGGCAGCGCCGCTGGTCTTGGTGTTGTGGTTTTGGCTGGGCCGTCACGCCGGGTAG
- a CDS encoding PepSY-associated TM helix domain-containing protein has product MSSVDERGFRGGFRQSMAWLHTWTGLLVGWLLFAIFLTGTLSFYRDEISVWMQPELHASRADAHTPQRALDQLAILAPAASSWSVDLPGERNPGVRLSWRDPDASSGRRGTSRAWMDAGSGALLSVRETRGGDFLYRFHFELYALERGVARWIVGFATMFMLIAIVTGVVTHKKIFKDFFTFRPGKGQRSWLDAHNATAVLALPFHFMITYSGLLLLMYQLMPWGIQAVYPQEGVRGYVSELRGSRGAGQPEIAIDEGADGSYALAPVTPMLAYAANLWPGVPVSRISVERPHGPAPVVELRAAWGHSIFNRGATESLRFSGRDGQLLSHEEPENTDVVRGLYNSFTALHLLRFAGPWLRGLFFVAGLMGTIMVASGLLLWVSKREPQRKKLGSTPRGHRLVEVLNVAAVSGMVMAIAGYFWANRMLGVELTARSLWEIRLFFIVWLLALLHAALRSYRRAWLEQWTICAVMYAALPLSYLPYWFANGLPAWPVVAVAMVLLCSAMVSALVARKLSRPALASHRRSKRVTRARALEQQA; this is encoded by the coding sequence ATGAGTTCGGTCGATGAACGGGGTTTTCGTGGCGGCTTTCGGCAGTCCATGGCCTGGCTGCATACCTGGACTGGCCTGCTCGTGGGCTGGCTGTTGTTCGCGATTTTTCTGACCGGCACGCTCAGCTTTTACCGTGATGAGATCAGCGTCTGGATGCAGCCCGAACTGCATGCCTCGCGCGCGGATGCTCACACGCCGCAGCGGGCGCTTGACCAGCTTGCGATTCTTGCGCCTGCGGCCAGCAGCTGGTCTGTAGACCTGCCCGGCGAACGCAATCCTGGCGTACGCCTGAGCTGGCGTGATCCGGATGCGTCCTCCGGACGGCGGGGTACTTCGCGTGCATGGATGGATGCGGGCAGCGGAGCGCTGTTGTCTGTGCGCGAGACGCGAGGTGGCGATTTTCTGTATCGCTTCCATTTCGAGCTTTACGCGCTTGAGCGTGGTGTGGCGCGCTGGATTGTGGGTTTCGCCACTATGTTCATGTTGATCGCCATCGTCACCGGGGTGGTCACACACAAGAAAATCTTTAAGGATTTCTTCACCTTTCGTCCTGGCAAAGGGCAGCGCTCCTGGCTCGATGCACACAACGCAACGGCGGTGCTGGCTTTGCCGTTTCACTTCATGATCACCTACAGCGGCTTGCTTTTGCTGATGTACCAGCTGATGCCCTGGGGTATTCAAGCGGTCTACCCACAGGAAGGTGTGCGTGGCTATGTCAGTGAGTTGCGCGGTTCGCGAGGGGCAGGCCAGCCAGAAATCGCCATTGATGAGGGCGCAGACGGCAGTTATGCCCTGGCGCCGGTGACCCCCATGCTGGCCTATGCAGCAAACCTGTGGCCGGGTGTCCCGGTTTCGCGCATCAGCGTGGAGCGGCCGCATGGTCCGGCGCCAGTGGTCGAGCTGCGAGCCGCCTGGGGGCACAGTATCTTTAATCGCGGTGCGACAGAGTCCCTGCGCTTCTCCGGGCGTGACGGGCAACTGCTCAGCCACGAGGAGCCTGAAAATACCGATGTGGTACGTGGCTTGTACAACAGCTTCACGGCTTTGCACCTGTTGCGTTTCGCTGGACCGTGGCTGCGCGGGCTGTTCTTTGTTGCCGGTTTGATGGGTACGATCATGGTCGCATCCGGGCTGTTGCTGTGGGTCTCCAAGCGTGAGCCACAACGTAAGAAGCTGGGATCTACGCCACGCGGTCATCGGTTGGTCGAGGTGCTCAATGTGGCCGCCGTCAGCGGTATGGTGATGGCCATCGCAGGCTACTTCTGGGCGAACCGCATGCTCGGTGTCGAACTCACGGCGCGCTCGCTGTGGGAGATCCGACTGTTCTTTATTGTCTGGTTGCTGGCGCTGTTGCATGCAGCGCTGCGCTCCTACCGCAGAGCTTGGCTTGAGCAGTGGACCATTTGTGCTGTGATGTATGCGGCGCTGCCGCTCAGCTATTTGCCGTACTGGTTCGCCAATGGGCTGCCAGCCTGGCCGGTGGTGGCGGTGGCCATGGTGTTGCTATGCAGCGCTATGGTGTCCGCTTTGGTGGCGCGCAAGTTGAGCAGGCCTGCGCTTGCGTCACACCGACGGTCGAAGCGTGTCACCAGGGCGAGGGCGCTGGAGCAGCAGGCATGA
- a CDS encoding TonB-dependent receptor domain-containing protein: MSLLLASAPLRAQTAEPVYSVQAQAMSSALLVLGQQAGVSILVDQALVDDLQAPAVAAATTLREALDQLLADSPLQARIDGDVVVVTPRAVRQQEEAPTQPNAARLLPRIVVSAAGFEQNMFHAPASISVITPEDLEKRPITDVTDVIREIPGASLTNGEGRNVDISLRGMPAGYTLILIDGKRQNLTGIARKGNNNVKQSFLPPSSAIERIEVIRGPMSTIYGSDAMGGVINIITKKSADAWQGEITTDYLAQEESRFGDARGSSFFLNGPILGEKLGLQLAGRHQLREEDDVPRGEPRRTNRNLTGRIWINPSENQNIMIERSQEYFEMYAMVAGRSPGTLWNQDTRRNAWSVSHQGYWGFGNTSVAFQKEDARKGTIEADNWTLDAKAVLPWQGVGQHTTTVGAQLTSNEVNSWDITVVTGEVIDVIEQKNKAVFVEDEWQFKSNMALTAGVRFDNPDDFASHVSPRGYLVWDVTDKLILKSGVATGFIAPRADYVAPGLVTESEDTTSGVYSYTYANPDLEPETSINYEVSAIWQQDNGGYISLTVFQTDYKDKLSSFSYEVVDELAPYDQVGNLDPSGYCADAVGAYGCSWSERVNIDEAESRGIELISETPLFSGVALKTSYTFLQSEQQTGPNKGSPLSGSPKHKAVGTLDWTLNAKLSTWLSYSYRSRLRASNRPSPGCFDDDSCPSLSMVDLGGTVKVNDDLRFNLGVYNLLNRKWWDYDLRGSVEDGRRYYMRATYQF; the protein is encoded by the coding sequence ATGAGTTTGTTGCTCGCTTCCGCACCGTTGCGTGCGCAAACCGCAGAACCGGTTTATTCGGTGCAAGCTCAGGCTATGTCCTCCGCGCTGCTCGTCTTGGGGCAGCAGGCCGGTGTGTCGATCCTGGTTGATCAGGCTCTGGTCGACGATCTTCAGGCGCCCGCGGTTGCGGCCGCCACGACCTTGCGCGAGGCGCTGGATCAACTGCTTGCAGATAGCCCATTGCAAGCGCGCATCGATGGTGACGTTGTTGTGGTTACGCCTCGTGCTGTGCGCCAGCAGGAGGAGGCGCCGACCCAACCCAACGCGGCACGTTTGCTGCCACGCATTGTTGTTTCTGCTGCCGGTTTTGAACAAAACATGTTTCATGCCCCGGCCAGCATCTCGGTGATTACCCCTGAAGACCTGGAGAAACGTCCGATTACTGATGTGACCGATGTGATTCGGGAAATCCCCGGTGCCTCGTTGACCAATGGTGAGGGGCGCAACGTCGATATCAGTTTGCGCGGCATGCCGGCCGGATACACCCTGATCCTGATTGATGGCAAGCGCCAGAATCTGACCGGCATCGCGCGCAAGGGCAACAACAACGTCAAGCAGAGTTTTTTGCCGCCGTCTTCGGCGATTGAGCGCATCGAGGTGATCCGGGGGCCGATGTCGACGATCTATGGCTCGGATGCCATGGGTGGCGTGATCAACATCATCACCAAGAAATCAGCTGACGCATGGCAGGGCGAAATCACCACTGATTATCTGGCGCAGGAAGAATCACGGTTCGGTGACGCGCGAGGCAGCAGTTTTTTCCTCAATGGTCCGATTTTGGGCGAAAAGCTGGGTTTGCAGCTTGCCGGCAGACACCAGTTGCGTGAAGAAGATGACGTGCCGCGAGGTGAACCGCGGCGGACCAACAGGAATCTCACCGGGCGTATCTGGATCAATCCAAGCGAGAACCAGAACATCATGATCGAACGCAGCCAGGAGTACTTTGAAATGTACGCCATGGTGGCCGGGCGCAGTCCGGGTACGCTGTGGAACCAGGATACGCGCCGCAACGCTTGGTCGGTCTCACACCAGGGGTACTGGGGCTTTGGCAACACCAGCGTCGCGTTTCAGAAGGAAGATGCCCGAAAGGGCACGATTGAAGCGGATAACTGGACACTCGATGCCAAGGCCGTTTTGCCATGGCAAGGCGTTGGCCAGCACACCACGACCGTTGGTGCTCAGCTCACCAGCAATGAAGTGAACAGCTGGGATATCACAGTTGTGACCGGCGAGGTCATTGATGTGATTGAGCAAAAGAACAAGGCCGTCTTCGTTGAAGACGAGTGGCAATTCAAGTCCAACATGGCACTGACGGCGGGGGTGCGTTTCGACAATCCTGATGATTTCGCCAGCCATGTGAGCCCGCGTGGCTATCTGGTCTGGGATGTCACCGACAAGCTTATCCTGAAGTCGGGGGTGGCGACTGGGTTCATCGCACCACGCGCGGACTATGTTGCCCCGGGCCTGGTCACAGAAAGCGAGGACACCACGTCGGGTGTATACAGCTACACCTACGCCAATCCGGACCTCGAACCTGAAACCAGCATCAACTACGAAGTCAGCGCGATCTGGCAGCAGGACAACGGTGGATACATCTCGTTGACTGTGTTCCAGACGGACTACAAGGACAAGCTGAGCAGCTTCAGCTACGAGGTGGTTGACGAGTTGGCTCCATATGATCAAGTGGGGAATCTGGATCCAAGTGGCTATTGCGCCGATGCAGTAGGCGCGTACGGTTGTTCGTGGAGTGAGCGTGTCAATATTGACGAGGCCGAGTCACGCGGGATCGAGCTGATCTCCGAAACACCGCTGTTTAGTGGTGTCGCGCTCAAGACTTCTTACACGTTCTTGCAATCGGAACAGCAGACTGGACCCAACAAAGGCAGTCCGCTGAGCGGTTCGCCAAAGCACAAAGCGGTCGGTACGTTGGACTGGACTTTGAATGCGAAGCTCAGCACCTGGTTGTCGTATTCCTACCGCAGTCGTTTGCGGGCGAGTAATCGGCCTTCGCCTGGCTGTTTTGATGATGACAGCTGCCCATCGCTGTCGATGGTTGATCTGGGCGGCACGGTCAAGGTCAACGATGATCTGCGTTTCAACTTAGGCGTCTACAACCTGCTCAACCGCAAATGGTGGGATTACGACTTACGCGGCAGTGTTGAGGACGGCCGTCGCTACTACATGCGCGCAACCTATCAGTTCTGA
- a CDS encoding FecR family protein, whose product MPDRNESLDDQALRHFMALREPCADSREQLRRRHDLQRWLDQGPDYRQAWLRCEQQWQAIEPLSPLFQAPKPRYSKPWTVATAAMVMLTLGLAWLLMPDDSGAIVNTRHVQTAKGYPQRVDLEDGTMLMIDGASRLQVRYTSRKRSVALISGAAFFDVAHQPRRPFVVDTGQGQVRVLGTAFEVDAWPGGARVAVTRGRVAVQSAGLNQSVEIVPGTAASLARGKAPDVQSQSADGVAGWRTGQLSFEGAALAEAVRAMGRHYRGTIQLSPVVADLRLTMSIKLAAVEPALMALPEVLPVRVYRNHNTIFVEPR is encoded by the coding sequence ATGCCGGATCGCAATGAGTCGCTAGACGATCAAGCTTTGCGCCATTTCATGGCGTTGCGCGAGCCCTGCGCAGATAGCAGGGAGCAGCTGCGTCGACGTCATGACTTGCAGCGCTGGCTGGATCAAGGTCCAGACTATCGTCAGGCGTGGTTGCGCTGCGAGCAGCAATGGCAGGCCATAGAGCCACTGAGTCCCCTGTTCCAGGCTCCGAAGCCTCGTTATTCCAAGCCTTGGACGGTCGCCACCGCCGCAATGGTAATGCTCACATTGGGATTGGCCTGGTTGCTGATGCCGGATGACTCAGGTGCCATCGTAAATACACGGCATGTGCAAACAGCAAAAGGATATCCACAGCGTGTAGATTTGGAGGATGGCACTATGCTGATGATCGATGGTGCGAGCCGATTGCAGGTTCGGTATACCTCCCGGAAGAGATCGGTGGCGCTGATTTCCGGAGCGGCATTCTTTGATGTAGCGCACCAGCCACGGCGGCCCTTTGTGGTTGATACCGGGCAAGGTCAGGTCCGTGTTTTGGGTACCGCTTTCGAGGTGGATGCTTGGCCTGGCGGGGCACGTGTTGCCGTTACCCGCGGGCGGGTGGCAGTGCAGTCGGCTGGGCTCAATCAAAGTGTTGAAATTGTCCCCGGAACGGCGGCTAGCCTGGCACGCGGAAAAGCGCCGGACGTTCAGTCTCAGTCGGCGGATGGTGTGGCTGGATGGCGTACCGGTCAGTTGAGTTTTGAGGGTGCGGCTCTGGCTGAGGCGGTTCGCGCGATGGGCCGCCATTATCGGGGGACCATTCAGTTATCGCCGGTTGTGGCGGATCTGAGGCTCACCATGTCGATCAAGCTCGCGGCCGTAGAGCCCGCTTTGATGGCCTTGCCTGAGGTCTTGCCGGTGAGGGTTTACCGCAATCACAACACGATATTCGTCGAGCCCCGATAG
- a CDS encoding RNA polymerase sigma factor, with translation MSTPLTSEWRPDQELQGQWHQLWQLLLRETGCENTASEAVQEAYLKWFSKPDRDRVENPGGYLFRAAQNIARNVARRNRHEQRACSQVLWQSSERDDCGPERVCVDQQQLLDVLRAIADLPPRCREVFVLYRFKSLSQAQIAEQLGISRNMVERHVMRAMRSCRAVMDTDA, from the coding sequence ATGTCGACCCCCCTGACTTCTGAATGGCGGCCGGACCAGGAGCTGCAAGGGCAATGGCATCAATTGTGGCAACTCCTTTTACGTGAAACGGGTTGTGAGAATACGGCCTCCGAAGCAGTGCAGGAGGCTTACCTGAAATGGTTTTCCAAACCCGACCGTGACCGCGTGGAAAACCCCGGCGGATATTTGTTTCGCGCTGCGCAGAATATCGCTAGAAACGTCGCGAGGCGCAATCGGCACGAGCAGCGTGCGTGTTCTCAAGTGCTGTGGCAATCGTCAGAGCGCGATGATTGCGGCCCGGAGAGGGTGTGCGTGGATCAACAACAGCTGCTGGATGTCCTGCGTGCCATTGCTGATTTGCCGCCACGCTGCCGTGAGGTTTTTGTGCTGTATCGCTTTAAGTCCCTGTCACAAGCACAGATTGCTGAACAGTTAGGGATTTCACGCAATATGGTGGAGCGTCATGTGATGCGCGCGATGCGCAGTTGTCGCGCGGTGATGGATACGGATGCGTAG
- a CDS encoding 3'-5' exonuclease has protein sequence MVKWLRWSQRPAPTALHKSRLVVFDLETTGLNLRKDKPIAVGAVAIENSALPLADQFQAHIQQHVESSAQAALAHRLARDEIGRAAPPAEVWPGFLEYLADAPRFAYHAAFDDGFMQRSLKSSGISRRWAASIDVAQWVLWLHPELGPAPPTLDRALAFARIRRSGRQRHDALVDASLTAQLILTLLPATRARGIYSLHELRQAIRSSARLRQMRTQ, from the coding sequence ATGGTGAAATGGCTCCGCTGGTCACAACGCCCGGCTCCGACAGCGCTGCACAAAAGCCGGCTGGTCGTGTTCGACCTTGAAACCACTGGTCTGAACCTGCGCAAGGACAAGCCGATTGCTGTAGGAGCGGTCGCGATTGAGAACAGCGCACTGCCGCTGGCGGACCAGTTTCAGGCGCACATCCAGCAACATGTCGAAAGCTCGGCTCAAGCCGCGCTCGCCCATCGGCTGGCCCGTGATGAAATTGGCCGAGCCGCACCACCCGCGGAGGTCTGGCCTGGCTTTCTGGAGTATCTGGCGGATGCGCCACGGTTCGCCTACCACGCCGCCTTTGACGACGGTTTCATGCAGCGCAGCCTGAAATCCAGCGGTATCAGCCGGCGCTGGGCTGCGTCTATCGATGTTGCTCAATGGGTGCTGTGGTTACACCCGGAACTCGGCCCTGCGCCCCCGACCCTGGATCGCGCACTGGCCTTTGCCCGAATCCGGCGCAGCGGGCGGCAACGCCACGACGCTCTGGTCGACGCCAGTCTGACGGCACAATTGATTCTGACCCTGCTACCGGCGACCCGCGCACGCGGCATTTATTCGCTGCACGAGTTGCGTCAGGCGATCCGGTCTTCGGCACGACTGCGCCAGATGCGGACACAGTAA